The proteins below come from a single Herpetosiphonaceae bacterium genomic window:
- the era gene encoding GTPase Era, whose translation MIELTYDRDARMLYCYFADIEEGEDASQIDIDGRFLVDAGRQLVGFQFETAGVLLSEALRFAVGHEQVDYDRETGVLTIWFKREPTPEQVEFPFPAIFDLDRNSRVLGVEVFAEPEFELGARLEHAEPLIVEVFGGDDEDEDEAGPMVQPEADLAAAAPDGGTATPVEELAAPAAPDTTAAILSDEVVHSGFVALLGKPNVGKSTLLNAYLGRKVSIVSPKPQTTRLPVRGILNRDDAQVIFVDTPGLHTPRSGLGEFMVQAARRAIPDSDVLCFVVDASEPPSNLDREIAEAIKRSRKPAILVLNKIDVARKADVFLQQYRELGPWEQEVAVSAKTTDGLPTLLDEIVRRLPQGPRLFPAEQVTDISEREQVAELVREKVLLNTSEEVPHGVAVEIEEWAERGERLYIRATVNVERESHKAIVIGEGGKMLKKIGAAARYEIERLLQRQVYLDLWIKVRKDWRRDPSSLRWLGYDIKKLK comes from the coding sequence ATGATCGAACTCACCTACGACCGTGATGCACGGATGCTGTACTGCTATTTCGCCGACATCGAAGAGGGCGAGGATGCATCACAGATCGATATCGACGGTCGGTTTCTGGTGGACGCGGGCCGACAGCTGGTTGGCTTTCAATTTGAAACCGCAGGCGTGCTGCTGTCGGAGGCGCTGCGCTTCGCCGTGGGACACGAGCAGGTCGATTACGATCGCGAGACGGGCGTGCTCACCATCTGGTTCAAGCGCGAGCCGACGCCTGAGCAGGTCGAGTTTCCGTTTCCGGCGATCTTCGACCTGGATCGCAATAGCCGCGTGCTGGGCGTGGAAGTCTTCGCCGAGCCGGAGTTTGAGCTGGGCGCGCGCCTGGAGCACGCCGAGCCGCTGATCGTGGAGGTCTTCGGCGGCGACGATGAGGACGAGGACGAGGCGGGGCCGATGGTCCAGCCGGAGGCCGATCTCGCAGCCGCCGCGCCCGACGGCGGCACTGCCACGCCGGTCGAGGAGCTTGCCGCGCCTGCCGCGCCCGACACGACCGCAGCGATCCTATCCGATGAGGTCGTCCACTCCGGCTTCGTCGCGCTGCTGGGCAAGCCCAACGTCGGCAAGTCCACGCTGCTGAACGCCTACCTGGGCCGGAAAGTCTCGATCGTCTCGCCCAAGCCACAGACGACGCGGCTGCCGGTGCGCGGCATTCTCAACCGCGACGATGCGCAGGTGATCTTTGTGGACACGCCGGGCCTGCACACGCCGCGCTCCGGGCTGGGCGAGTTCATGGTGCAGGCTGCGCGCCGCGCTATCCCCGACTCCGACGTGCTGTGCTTCGTGGTCGACGCATCCGAGCCGCCGTCGAATCTGGACCGTGAGATCGCCGAGGCGATCAAACGCTCGCGCAAACCGGCGATCCTCGTGCTGAACAAGATCGACGTCGCGCGCAAAGCCGATGTCTTTTTGCAGCAGTACCGCGAGCTAGGCCCGTGGGAGCAGGAGGTCGCGGTGTCGGCCAAGACGACCGACGGCCTGCCCACGCTGCTGGACGAGATCGTGCGGCGGCTGCCGCAGGGTCCGCGCCTCTTCCCGGCGGAGCAAGTCACCGACATCTCGGAGCGCGAGCAGGTGGCCGAGCTGGTACGCGAGAAAGTGCTGCTGAACACCTCCGAGGAAGTGCCGCACGGCGTCGCGGTCGAGATCGAAGAGTGGGCCGAGCGCGGCGAGCGACTGTATATCCGCGCGACCGTCAACGTCGAGCGCGAGTCGCATAAAGCGATTGTGATCGGCGAGGGCGGCAAGATGCTCAAGAAGATTGGCGCGGCGGCGCGCTACGAGATCGAGCGGCTGCTTCAGCGGCAGGTCTATCTGGATCTGTGGATCAAGGTGCGCAAAGATTGGCGGCGCGATCCCTCCAGTCTGCGCTGGCTGGGCTACGACATCAAAAAGCTGAAATAG
- a CDS encoding DUF4230 domain-containing protein translates to MYYDDDTPSGAGCFSGAAILALGLVILGAFFYFGLNRATSNLNPFGGASINNPLAAAPTTISVDRPAVIQQIRALNRLETTTASIEKVITAEQGGSAFYNFFRGDKLLLVAHGDVIAGFDLSKMRPEDVVVSEDGKSATVALPPPEILVSRLDNEKTYVYDRETGIFNQGNPGLESEARRVAEQQILQAACEDNILKRAADEGKRSIENLVKAFGIDTVVVTVPEGQCTLPSGGA, encoded by the coding sequence ATGTATTACGATGATGATACGCCGTCGGGCGCTGGTTGCTTCAGCGGTGCGGCGATTCTGGCGCTGGGTCTGGTGATCCTGGGCGCTTTCTTTTACTTTGGTCTTAACCGCGCTACCAGCAACCTGAATCCGTTCGGCGGCGCGTCGATCAACAATCCGCTCGCCGCCGCGCCCACGACGATCTCGGTCGATCGTCCGGCGGTGATCCAGCAGATTCGGGCGCTCAACCGGCTGGAGACGACGACGGCCTCGATCGAAAAGGTGATTACGGCGGAGCAGGGCGGCAGCGCCTTCTATAACTTTTTTCGAGGCGATAAGCTGCTGCTGGTGGCGCACGGCGACGTCATCGCCGGTTTCGATCTGTCGAAGATGCGGCCTGAAGATGTCGTCGTGAGCGAGGACGGCAAGAGCGCGACGGTCGCGCTGCCGCCGCCTGAGATTCTGGTCAGCCGCCTGGATAATGAGAAGACCTATGTATACGATCGCGAGACGGGGATTTTCAACCAGGGCAATCCCGGTCTCGAAAGCGAGGCGCGCCGGGTAGCGGAGCAGCAGATCTTGCAGGCCGCCTGTGAAGATAATATCCTCAAGCGCGCCGCCGACGAAGGCAAGCGCAGCATCGAGAATTTAGTCAAGGCGTTTGGCATTGACACCGTGGTGGTGACTGTGCCTGAGGGACAATGTACGCTGCCGTCGGGTGGTGCATAA
- a CDS encoding YqcI/YcgG family protein, which translates to MAEAPVTSVHSDATALGLIVSAEEIRQGIVDSKLPPWAQDTFHAFQNDLLSTERLFPCIFGVEALKQDNLRFVFLEDPYHDESLYTLKNSLVEYTGIYRSLSRMTSLVALFKPQAAIKPIEEYRQDFWHVIQFLHEHDPALWPVDIPIDTQEALWEFCFNGDPMFVVCNTPAHTQRRSRSSKGFMITFQPRWVFEGLGNTPKGEKARRSIRERIVKYDTITPYPGLGAYGDPNNNEWKQYFLPDDNSTEFTECPFKH; encoded by the coding sequence ATGGCTGAAGCCCCAGTTACGTCCGTGCATAGCGACGCAACAGCCCTGGGACTGATCGTATCTGCCGAAGAAATTAGACAAGGAATCGTCGATTCCAAACTACCCCCCTGGGCTCAAGACACCTTTCACGCATTCCAAAACGACCTTCTTTCAACGGAAAGGCTGTTTCCGTGTATCTTTGGAGTCGAGGCGCTCAAGCAGGACAACCTCCGGTTTGTATTTCTCGAAGACCCCTACCACGACGAAAGTTTATACACGCTGAAGAACTCGCTCGTCGAGTACACCGGCATCTATCGCTCGCTCAGCCGCATGACATCGCTCGTCGCGCTCTTCAAGCCACAGGCAGCCATCAAGCCGATCGAGGAGTATCGCCAGGACTTTTGGCATGTGATCCAGTTCCTACACGAGCACGATCCTGCGCTGTGGCCTGTTGATATTCCGATCGACACCCAGGAAGCGCTCTGGGAATTCTGCTTCAACGGCGATCCGATGTTCGTCGTGTGCAATACCCCGGCTCACACACAGCGCCGCAGCCGCAGCAGCAAAGGCTTTATGATCACCTTCCAGCCGCGCTGGGTTTTTGAAGGATTGGGCAACACACCGAAGGGCGAAAAAGCGCGGCGCTCCATCCGCGAGCGTATCGTGAAATACGATACCATCACGCCGTATCCAGGGCTAGGCGCGTACGGCGATCCCAACAATAACGAGTGGAAGCAGTACTTCTTGCCGGACGATAACAGCACTGAGTTTACCGAATGTCCTTTCAAGCACTAA
- a CDS encoding cupin domain-containing protein, with amino-acid sequence MQPTFAQAQIVRGSSLSLEEAVMELLPPTGSVEVQRDTPGREHPTHTHPTDETLLIIKGQITFTVGDRSEQCGPGDRLLLPKGTLHSSVAGPEGCLYIIALH; translated from the coding sequence ATGCAGCCGACATTTGCGCAAGCGCAGATTGTTCGCGGCTCCAGCCTCAGCCTTGAAGAAGCTGTGATGGAGCTGCTGCCGCCGACCGGCTCGGTTGAGGTCCAGCGCGACACGCCTGGGCGAGAACACCCGACACATACACATCCGACGGATGAAACCCTGCTGATCATCAAAGGGCAGATCACGTTCACCGTCGGTGATCGCTCGGAGCAATGCGGCCCCGGCGATCGGCTCTTGCTGCCCAAAGGCACCCTGCACTCCTCGGTGGCCGGGCCAGAAGGATGCCTCTACATTATCGCCCTCCACTAA